From one Maniola jurtina chromosome 5, ilManJurt1.1, whole genome shotgun sequence genomic stretch:
- the LOC123865381 gene encoding tektin-4-like — protein sequence MATNDRYTCPHICPTTRGHEEEIKPEEAAAIDKTENAHASPYVPGRIKPPEPKVYPPGAPPKYLPQPTDSTSGDILMMGPIGPWAAGHLDWSPHAGTTGVRPVVDKYSITRYSTGEWRKNNQFTLTPRATDKAKALEAQAKMDIQNTFINMDKKHDESNKKLNSRIKDLSYWKEQVQLALDRITEELAMLDENRARLKGACRILMLPEAISRECLELRTSRYEPDLVRDEAEQELIKEVAIVGEIRRVFNNTLAKTERQIEMNKAAKAAIELDWSDKEVSLKLDRLNAMLSPQSNLVLAHPGVTRWPENSTTLEYWEHYCSESIRNCEEVRKKSEQLRADLMTAIIKGGQDMKIQADRTNAALAETIDATEQLCEKLEENLKENLQKIADIENLIDHIKESLRNIQERNKCVMTRLHGRNYERPNVENCRDEAQYALMAEAKFIKESSASLQDKLRQAEAVRSELMKYRGELEKDIACKRKSLNIDKDRCARVRAHMPTPEEFAGG from the coding sequence ATGGCGACAAATGATCGGTATACGTGTCCACATATCTGTCCAACCACCCGTGGACATGAGGAAGAAATTAAACCAGAAGAAGCTGCGGCCATTGACAAAACGGAAAATGCTCATGCCTCACCGTATGTACCTGGAAGAATCAAACCGCCAGAACCTAAGGTCTATCCCCCTGGCGCCCCGCCAAAGTATCTTCCCCAACCTACAGATAGTACCAGTGGAGATATTCTTATGATGGGACCTATTGGCCCTTGGGCAGCAGGCCATTTAGATTGGTCGCCACATGCCGGCACAACGGGCGTTAGACCAGTCGTCGATAAATACTCCATAACCAGATATTCTACTGGAGAGTGGCGAAAGAACAATCAGTTTACCCTCACTCCACGAGCGACCGATAAAGCGAAGGCTTTGGAAGCGCAAGCTAAGATGGATATCCAAAACACTTTTATCAATATGGATAAAAAACACGATGAATCTAATAAAAAGTTGAACAGTCGAATCAAAGACTTGTCGTATTGGAAAGAACAGGTTCAGCTAGCATTGGACAGAATTACTGAGGAGCTGGCTATGTTAGATGAAAATAGAGCCCGATTGAAAGGTGCTTGTAGAATATTAATGTTGCCTGAAGCGATATCTAGAGAATGTTTGGAGCTCCGCACGAGTAGATATGAGCCCGATTTAGTCAGAGACGAAGCCGAGCAGGAGTTAATTAAAGAAGTAGCCATTGTGGGGGAAATAAGAAGAGTATTTAATAATACTTTAGCAAAAACTGAAAGGCAAATTGAAATGAATAAAGCGGCCAAGGCTGCCATCGAACTCGACTGGAGTGATAAGGAAGTATCTTTAAAACTCGACAGGCTAAATGCCATGCTATCTCCACAGTCCAATTTAGTATTGGCCCACCCCGGCGTCACCAGGTGGCCTGAAAATAGCACTACGCTCGAATATTGGGAGCACTATTGCTCAGAGAGCATCAGAAATTGTGAAGAGGTTAGGAAAAAGTCTGAGCAACTTCGAGCAGATTTGATGACGGCCATCATTAAGGGAGGTCAAGATATGAAAATCCAAGCGGACAGAACCAACGCTGCACTAGCTGAAACGATAGACGCAACGGAACAGCTGTGTGAAAAATTagaagaaaatttaaaagagaATTTACAAAAGATCGCTGATATAGAAAATCTAATAGATCATATTAAAGAGTCGTTACGGAATATACAGGAAAGGAATAAATGTGTTATGACCAGACTTCACGGTCGCAATTATGAGCGACCGAACGTGGAAAATTGTCGGGATGAGGCCCAGTACGCTTTGATGGCAGAGGCTAAATTTATAAAAGAATCGTCCGCGTCGCTGCAAGACAAGTTGAGGCAAGCAGAAGCGGTGAGGTCGGAGCTGATGAAGTATCGAGGAGAGTTAGAGAAGGACATCGCTTGTAAGCGCAAGAGTCTCAATATAGACAAGGATCGATGCGCCAGAGTTCGCGCTCACATGCCCACTCCAGAAGAATTCGCAGGAGGTTAA
- the LOC123865382 gene encoding tektin-4-like, with amino-acid sequence MTSFPEDDKCPQVCTDIGAFKKAAKSPEKVQEEIKAAEQAAASPPAEGTASHALEESSGLHRPSPSGEEYLPNLKPGPDGKVDWTPLGEMTGTRPAVNKYSLSRYSLSEWRKHNEEVLDPEVINESNILEYNAKTSMMQAFGNVDKQQGENFKRLRQKARDIFRWKVEVERACKAITEEVELLEIERQRLKGASRVLMLPESISKECLDLRSNRFQPDLVADLAEQELIKEMNLVSEVRATLKNTLDEIEQQMAINKAAKHRIEYDWCDKTMAYNTETINLSLNTKSNTIMFRPGSTRFSEYSAPLEYWEFFCRENVQNCEAARQKSADLRSSLNAILVNGGRKLRNQADRTDMALAETVAITQELNTKLEETLRTTLQRIADMEGLIANLQESIKKMDAAMKLAQTRLDNRNNWRPHGEAVRDQPHLGLIEEVKKIHETVTSLLGQLKNAERVRNDLLKKRIVLERDIASKRKTLNIDRDRCGMVRSHYPSASELAGY; translated from the coding sequence CAGCTGAAGGAACTGCTTCTCATGCTCTTGAAGAGTCATCGGGATTGCATAGGCCTTCCCCATCGGGCGAAGAATATCTACCTAACTTGAAGCCTGGTCCTGATGGAAAAGTAGATTGGACGCCTCTCGGAGAAATGACAGGTACCAGACCTGCTGTCAACAAATACAGCCTAAGTAGATATTCCCTGAGTGAATGGAGAAAACATAACGAAGAAGTCCTGGACCCTGAAGTTATTAATGAATCAAATATCTTAGAATATAACGCGAAGACGTCTATGATGCAAGCTTTTGGTAATGTTGACAAACAACAGGGCGAAAATTTCAAAAGGTTGAGGCAGAAAGCCAGAGACATTTTCAGATGGAAAGTAGAAGTTGAACGAGCATGCAAAGCTATTACTGAAGAGGTAGAGTTGCTCGAAATAGAGAGGCAGCGCTTAAAAGGAGCTTCTAGAGTATTAATGTTACCCGAATCGATATCTAAAGAATGTCTAGACCTTCGTTCTAATAGATTTCAACCCGATCTAGTAGCAGATCTAGCCGAGCAAGAACTCATAAAAGAAATGAATTTAGTGAGTGAAGTTAGAGCGACATTAAAGAATACTCTTGATGAAATCGAACAACAAATGGCTATAAATAAAGCAGCAaaacatagaatagaatacgATTGGTGTGACAAAACTATGGCGTACAATACTGAGACTATTAACTTGAGTCTCAATACTAAATCGAATACAATTATGTTCAGACCGGGTTCTACTCGATTCAGTGAATATTCGGCACCTTTAGAGTATTGGGAGTTTTTCTGTAGGGAGAATGTACAGAATTGTGAAGCTGCTCGTCAAAAGTCTGCAGATTTGCGGAGTAGCCTTAACGCGATTTTAGTTAATGGCGGCAGGAAATTGCGCAATCAGGCAGACAGGACCGACATGGCCTTGGCAGAAACAGTCGCTATAACCCAAGAGCTGAATACGAAGCTAGAAGAGACATTGAGAACTACTCTTCAGAGAATAGCCGATATGGAAGGTTTGATTGCTAATTTGCAAGAGTCGATAAAGAAAATGGACGCTGCAATGAAGCTGGCCCAAACTAGGCTGGATAACAGAAACAATTGGAGACCTCACGGCGAAGCGGTGCGAGATCAGCCCCATCTTGGTTTGATAGAAGAGGTGAAGAAGATTCACGAGACTGTAACGTCTCTACTGGGACAATTAAAGAATGCAGAGCGAGTAAGGAACGATTTACTAAAAAAACGGATTGTTTTGGAAAGGGATATAGCATCGAAGAGAAAGACTTTGAACATTGATCGTGATAGGTGCGGCATGGTTCGCTCCCACTATCCTTCCGCTTCGGAATTGGCTGGATATTAA